The following are from one region of the Phycisphaerales bacterium genome:
- the hemW gene encoding radical SAM family heme chaperone HemW, producing the protein MDRTPITVAGQRQGATHPLESLHPDETASAPVQALYIHVPFCFHKCHYCDFYSLVDTRDRQGPFTDRLIAELAHIAPFAGPLISIFVGGGTPTLLRPDLWRQILACLHEHYELADAEFTVECNPETATPELLAVLAAGGVNRISIGAQSFNPAHLKTLERWHDPANVGRAIELARCAGISRQSVDLICAIPGQTLDEWEADLTQAVMFGVEHLSCYALTYEPNTAMTARMERGQFEPADEDLEADMLQLTLDTLRAHGYDRYEVSNYARPNAECRHNLAYWRQDQWLAAGPSASGLVAGWRWKNVPRLDSYLGAPGDRGLPPAIDVEAPDARRAMAERIMTGLRLREGIDAASLPDKLHAEAHRQRDGGNLVIDGDRWRLTDQGMMLADGIAAELMSLL; encoded by the coding sequence GTGGACCGTACCCCGATCACCGTCGCCGGGCAACGCCAGGGTGCGACCCATCCGTTGGAATCATTGCACCCCGATGAGACGGCGTCGGCACCCGTCCAAGCCCTGTACATCCACGTACCGTTCTGCTTCCACAAGTGCCACTACTGCGACTTCTACAGCCTTGTGGACACCCGCGATCGGCAGGGCCCCTTTACTGACCGCCTGATCGCCGAACTCGCCCATATCGCCCCTTTCGCCGGCCCGCTCATTAGCATCTTCGTTGGCGGCGGCACCCCCACGTTGCTCCGACCCGACCTGTGGCGGCAGATTCTGGCGTGCCTGCACGAGCACTATGAACTGGCCGACGCCGAGTTCACGGTCGAGTGCAATCCCGAGACGGCCACGCCCGAACTGCTGGCGGTGCTTGCAGCCGGCGGGGTCAACCGCATCAGCATCGGGGCGCAGAGCTTCAACCCCGCGCACCTGAAGACCCTGGAACGCTGGCACGATCCGGCCAACGTGGGCCGCGCGATCGAATTGGCGCGCTGCGCCGGCATTTCGCGCCAATCGGTGGACCTCATCTGCGCCATCCCGGGCCAGACGCTCGACGAGTGGGAGGCGGACCTCACACAGGCGGTCATGTTCGGCGTGGAACATCTCAGTTGCTATGCGCTGACCTACGAGCCCAACACCGCGATGACCGCGCGGATGGAGCGCGGGCAGTTCGAGCCGGCTGACGAAGATCTTGAGGCCGACATGCTGCAACTCACGCTCGACACGCTCCGCGCGCACGGATACGACCGCTACGAGGTGAGCAACTATGCCAGGCCCAACGCCGAATGCCGGCACAATCTGGCGTACTGGCGGCAGGACCAGTGGCTCGCGGCGGGGCCATCGGCCAGCGGACTCGTCGCCGGCTGGCGGTGGAAGAACGTGCCCCGACTCGATTCGTATCTGGGCGCGCCGGGCGACCGTGGCCTGCCTCCCGCCATCGACGTCGAGGCCCCGGATGCTCGCCGGGCGATGGCCGAGCGGATCATGACCGGCCTGAGGCTGCGCGAGGGCATCGACGCGGCATCGCTCCCTGACAAACTGCACGCCGAGGCGCACCGGCAGCGTGATGGTGGTAATCTGGTGATCGACGGCGATCGCTGGCGGCTGACCGATCAGGGCATGATGCTCGCCGATGGAATCGCGGCTGAGTTGATGTCGCTGCTCTAG
- a CDS encoding P63C domain-containing protein, translated as MATHTGELKIADPPITCAVLEDGTRVLSETGMVNALGLYRSGAVHVRARDPDGGQSLPLFVANKNIQPFVDDELEQILRRPIWFRQPGSASRQKGLDAKIIPKICEVWLRARDAGVLEGNKTQQAVAVKADILMRALAEVGTVALVDEATGYQRERAQDALAKILEAFVARELQKWIPTFPLEFYELICEIRGEPLERAYSRPAYFGKITNDLVYERLAPGVLDELRSKNPSQPDGRRKHKHHQFLTPDMGHPKLREHLIGLVASLKSAKALGLGWDEFKKLIDKTTPKQPKMPLFDGQPDDD; from the coding sequence ATGGCCACTCACACCGGAGAACTCAAGATCGCCGACCCGCCAATTACGTGTGCTGTTCTCGAAGATGGCACACGGGTGCTCTCTGAGACCGGCATGGTAAATGCCTTGGGCCTGTATCGAAGTGGTGCCGTGCATGTGCGTGCACGCGACCCTGACGGAGGTCAGTCGCTACCGCTGTTCGTCGCGAACAAGAACATCCAGCCGTTCGTTGACGATGAGTTGGAACAGATCCTGCGTAGGCCGATCTGGTTCAGGCAACCCGGCAGCGCGTCTCGCCAAAAGGGCCTGGATGCAAAGATCATCCCCAAGATCTGCGAGGTTTGGCTTCGCGCACGCGATGCCGGAGTGCTGGAAGGCAACAAGACACAGCAGGCTGTTGCCGTGAAGGCCGACATCCTGATGCGTGCACTTGCCGAGGTTGGAACGGTTGCGCTCGTTGATGAGGCTACCGGTTACCAGCGTGAACGTGCACAAGATGCTCTTGCCAAGATTCTTGAAGCATTTGTGGCAAGGGAGCTGCAAAAGTGGATTCCGACGTTCCCGCTTGAATTCTACGAACTGATCTGTGAGATCCGTGGAGAGCCGCTGGAACGCGCGTACAGCCGACCCGCGTACTTCGGCAAAATCACCAACGATCTGGTCTACGAACGGCTGGCTCCGGGCGTGCTTGATGAGCTTCGCTCCAAAAACCCTTCTCAACCCGACGGGCGACGGAAGCACAAGCACCACCAGTTTCTCACGCCCGACATGGGGCACCCGAAACTGCGGGAGCACCTGATTGGTCTTGTCGCTTCCCTCAAGTCAGCCAAAGCCCTTGGCCTCGGATGGGATGAATTCAAGAAGCTGATCGACAAGACCACGCCGAAGCAACCAAAGATGCCACTGTTTGATGGTCAACCGGATGACGACTGA
- a CDS encoding uracil-DNA glycosylase family protein, whose protein sequence is MGLSLDLESPMRLDVLIREVRACTLCAEHLPLGPRPLLQASANARVLLIGQAPGSVAHASGTPWSDRSGQRLREWLGVSEQVFYDANRFAILPMGFCYPGAGSGGDLPPRPECAPAWHGKLRTSLQHIELTVLIGRYAFGYELGDRYDNLTQAVQSSADLLPEKIVLPHPSPRNNRWLARNPWFIKDVVPALQARVAAILNS, encoded by the coding sequence ATGGGGCTTTCTTTGGATCTGGAGTCGCCCATGCGTCTCGATGTGCTGATACGCGAAGTTCGGGCCTGTACGCTTTGTGCCGAACACCTGCCGCTGGGGCCGAGACCCCTCCTTCAGGCAAGCGCGAACGCGCGGGTACTGTTGATCGGACAGGCGCCCGGTTCGGTTGCCCACGCCAGCGGCACCCCTTGGAGCGATCGGAGCGGCCAGCGCCTTCGCGAGTGGCTGGGCGTGAGCGAGCAAGTGTTCTACGACGCCAACAGGTTCGCCATCCTGCCCATGGGCTTCTGCTATCCGGGAGCCGGTTCTGGCGGAGACCTGCCCCCTCGCCCCGAGTGCGCGCCAGCATGGCACGGCAAGCTGCGCACGAGCCTGCAACACATTGAACTCACGGTGCTCATCGGCCGGTACGCCTTCGGATACGAACTCGGCGATCGCTACGACAATCTCACCCAGGCCGTCCAATCATCCGCGGACTTGCTTCCCGAGAAGATCGTGCTGCCGCATCCGTCGCCACGCAACAACCGATGGCTGGCACGCAATCCCTGGTTCATCAAAGACGTCGTACCCGCCCTGCAAGCGAGGGTCGCAGCGATCTTGAATAGCTGA
- a CDS encoding helix-turn-helix domain-containing protein has protein sequence MPESPALLTTKQASAFLGLPPRTIARHVSCNALPSVKIGRSRRFPITALNAWLAAGCPTEPGDGGRILADLRKGVRS, from the coding sequence ATGCCTGAGTCTCCCGCCCTGCTCACGACCAAGCAAGCCAGCGCGTTCCTTGGTCTGCCGCCACGCACGATTGCACGCCACGTCTCGTGCAACGCGCTGCCATCGGTCAAGATCGGCCGATCGCGACGCTTCCCGATCACCGCCCTCAACGCATGGCTCGCCGCCGGTTGCCCGACCGAGCCTGGCGATGGTGGTCGAATCCTTGCAGACCTTCGCAAGGGGGTGCGATCGTGA
- a CDS encoding AAA family ATPase — translation MAALKAHGHKPRESGDGWSCTCPAHDDTNPSLSIKAGDDGRALVHCHAGCPTDGVCHAIGLRAADLFASNTDRPTGRSTPKRRQESTTKAGTFPTADDAVRALERQHGRRSAIWTYTDAGGESVGLVVRWNTTTGKDVRPVSRSDDGRWRIGGMAAPRPLYALPDLLAAPASDRVWVCEGEKAADAAQAVGLTATTSPHGSKSASKADWCPMAGRDVVILPDHDDAGEGYADDVVRLVTATGAKSVRVVRLVDLWAGMPEGGDLADLLDHRGGDGETVRAEVEALANAAQPVADSIQPLRVRGDRNELRFVSVADIGPSEPTDWLWPGYIARGSVTLLTGRWKGGKTTLLSHLLRDLYRGEGLVDTPIDGPALIVSEEPLSLWRHRRDALPLPADVRIAQRESFAKPSRQQWEAWIETLAETIRREGVALVVFDTLAGLWPVDNENDAAQVQEALALLRDLTQAGAAVLLCHHPRKGEGDNFQASRGSGALPGFADILVELQTYQRDDASDRRRKLVATGRYEGTPAELVIELGEAGYIMLGEPTGVRAAEVADTIAELLPAHGEGMTADDVATAWPTEWKPGKTQLRGALKAGHEAGRWVQSGKGVKGSPYTYTRPPDSIQSPETHSG, via the coding sequence TTGGCAGCACTGAAAGCACACGGCCACAAGCCCCGCGAGTCCGGCGATGGCTGGTCATGCACATGCCCAGCCCACGATGACACCAACCCTTCCCTGTCGATCAAAGCCGGCGACGACGGACGGGCGTTGGTGCATTGCCACGCGGGCTGCCCGACCGACGGTGTGTGTCATGCCATCGGGCTGCGGGCCGCCGATCTATTCGCGTCTAACACCGATCGACCCACCGGACGGTCAACCCCGAAGCGCCGGCAGGAATCGACCACGAAGGCCGGCACGTTCCCCACGGCCGACGATGCGGTGCGTGCGCTGGAACGCCAGCACGGCCGACGCTCGGCGATCTGGACGTACACGGACGCGGGGGGCGAGTCTGTGGGGCTGGTGGTGCGGTGGAACACAACCACGGGTAAGGACGTGCGGCCAGTATCGCGCAGCGACGATGGACGCTGGCGCATCGGTGGAATGGCCGCCCCCCGACCCCTGTACGCCCTGCCCGACCTGCTGGCCGCGCCGGCGTCGGATCGGGTGTGGGTGTGCGAGGGTGAGAAGGCGGCAGACGCTGCCCAGGCGGTAGGGCTGACGGCGACGACGAGCCCGCACGGCTCGAAGTCGGCAAGCAAGGCGGACTGGTGCCCGATGGCCGGGCGTGACGTGGTGATCCTGCCCGACCACGACGACGCGGGCGAGGGGTACGCCGACGACGTGGTACGGCTGGTGACGGCTACGGGCGCGAAGTCGGTGCGAGTGGTTCGGTTGGTGGACTTGTGGGCAGGGATGCCCGAAGGCGGTGATCTGGCGGACCTGTTGGACCATCGCGGCGGTGACGGTGAAACCGTCCGCGCGGAAGTCGAGGCATTGGCGAATGCGGCCCAGCCCGTTGCGGATTCGATTCAACCGCTAAGGGTTCGGGGCGATCGAAACGAATTACGATTCGTTTCCGTGGCCGACATTGGCCCTTCCGAGCCCACCGATTGGCTGTGGCCGGGGTACATCGCCCGAGGAAGCGTGACGCTGCTGACCGGCCGCTGGAAGGGCGGCAAGACCACGCTGTTGAGTCACCTGCTACGCGACCTATACCGGGGTGAGGGGCTGGTGGACACACCCATCGACGGCCCCGCGCTGATCGTGAGCGAGGAACCGCTTTCGCTGTGGAGGCACCGGCGTGACGCCCTGCCCCTTCCTGCCGACGTGCGCATTGCCCAGCGTGAGAGCTTCGCCAAGCCCAGCCGACAACAGTGGGAAGCGTGGATCGAAACACTCGCCGAGACCATCCGACGCGAGGGCGTGGCCCTGGTGGTGTTCGACACGCTGGCGGGACTTTGGCCCGTGGACAACGAGAACGACGCCGCACAGGTACAGGAAGCGCTCGCCCTGCTGCGAGACCTGACGCAAGCCGGCGCTGCGGTGCTGCTGTGCCATCATCCCCGCAAGGGCGAGGGCGACAACTTCCAAGCGAGCCGGGGTAGTGGAGCGCTGCCGGGGTTCGCCGACATTCTTGTGGAACTGCAAACCTACCAGAGAGACGACGCCAGCGACCGCCGGCGCAAGTTGGTGGCAACCGGACGCTACGAAGGCACCCCCGCCGAATTGGTGATCGAGTTAGGAGAGGCCGGGTACATCATGCTGGGCGAGCCCACGGGCGTGCGTGCTGCCGAAGTTGCCGACACCATCGCCGAACTGCTGCCGGCACACGGGGAAGGCATGACCGCCGACGATGTGGCGACGGCATGGCCGACAGAGTGGAAGCCGGGCAAGACCCAACTGCGCGGGGCGCTGAAAGCTGGGCACGAAGCCGGCCGGTGGGTACAGAGCGGCAAGGGCGTGAAGGGCTCGCCCTACACCTACACGCGGCCCCCGGATTCGATTCAATCGCCAGAGACCCATAGCGGCTGA
- a CDS encoding immunoglobulin domain-containing protein translates to MDFREGPFGPVFTISDAPAAVTDDQPVAHLVGGAFGTLGGSVFAGSMAYWRGFEWSAVPGPGSEVIDALSEPDGTLWATVGELRRLLPGSIWINPGLQGRVNALTFDSGGRVVAGGETLRSGDDRFDGVAVRVDSTWSPLGDGVSGAVHSMVVDDSGSLYVAGEFEFAGGVTVNNVAKWDGTEWHPLGLGTSGPVYAMSLASDGSLVVGGDFRFSGLAESNNIALWDGEAWQRLGDGTDGVVRAVLPTTDGAIVAGGNFTRAGGRSASNIARWSDSTWQALGQGTSGSVSTFHDEGVYALYETVLGEVMVGGNFARAGSFDTRFVARWTTNGVPWIARQPSSQRIVCGQPTQLEVLLAEGYGGQYQWEKDGVALSNGVQSTGAIVQGADTASLSLLDATIADAGIYSVVISNACGLVVSREVEVTARTDLDGDFRLTIFDFLLFGSWFDSGIMEADFDGDGRLTVFDFLAFQSDFDSGC, encoded by the coding sequence ATGGACTTCCGTGAAGGGCCCTTTGGTCCTGTCTTCACGATTTCAGATGCGCCTGCTGCTGTCACCGACGATCAGCCTGTCGCTCATTTGGTCGGCGGAGCTTTCGGTACCCTCGGGGGTTCAGTTTTTGCTGGATCAATGGCGTATTGGAGGGGATTTGAGTGGAGTGCCGTTCCTGGTCCCGGCAGTGAGGTGATTGATGCTCTGTCCGAGCCTGACGGCACGCTATGGGCGACTGTGGGTGAACTTCGGCGGCTACTCCCTGGCAGCATTTGGATCAACCCTGGGCTACAAGGGCGCGTAAACGCGTTGACTTTTGATTCCGGTGGCCGAGTCGTGGCCGGGGGTGAGACTCTTCGCTCGGGCGATGATCGCTTCGACGGCGTGGCCGTAAGAGTTGACTCAACCTGGAGTCCTTTGGGTGATGGTGTTTCAGGCGCAGTCCACTCGATGGTGGTCGATGACTCTGGCAGTCTCTATGTTGCTGGAGAGTTCGAGTTCGCAGGCGGTGTGACCGTCAACAATGTTGCGAAGTGGGATGGCACCGAATGGCATCCGCTCGGGCTCGGCACAAGCGGCCCCGTCTACGCGATGTCGCTGGCCTCTGATGGCAGCCTCGTCGTTGGCGGTGATTTCAGGTTTAGTGGGCTTGCCGAATCGAACAACATCGCCCTATGGGACGGCGAGGCATGGCAGAGACTCGGCGATGGCACCGATGGCGTGGTTCGCGCGGTGTTACCGACAACAGACGGAGCAATCGTCGCGGGAGGCAATTTCACACGGGCTGGCGGTCGATCGGCCTCGAACATCGCCAGATGGAGTGATTCCACCTGGCAGGCCCTCGGCCAAGGTACTAGCGGCTCAGTTAGTACGTTTCATGACGAAGGTGTCTATGCATTGTACGAGACTGTGCTCGGTGAGGTCATGGTTGGGGGCAACTTCGCCAGAGCCGGTTCGTTCGACACCCGCTTCGTTGCACGATGGACGACCAATGGCGTGCCTTGGATCGCTCGTCAGCCCAGCAGTCAGCGAATCGTCTGCGGCCAGCCGACACAACTAGAGGTGTTACTCGCCGAAGGCTACGGCGGCCAGTATCAGTGGGAAAAGGACGGAGTGGCGCTCAGCAATGGTGTTCAGTCCACGGGCGCCATTGTGCAGGGCGCTGATACGGCTTCGCTGTCGCTACTCGATGCAACCATTGCCGATGCTGGGATCTACTCCGTGGTGATTTCAAACGCCTGTGGTCTCGTTGTGAGTCGTGAAGTGGAAGTCACCGCCCGGACGGATCTTGATGGTGACTTTCGCCTGACGATCTTCGACTTTTTGCTGTTCGGATCGTGGTTTGATAGTGGCATCATGGAAGCGGACTTTGATGGTGATGGGAGACTAACCGTCTTCGATTTCCTTGCGTTCCAAAGCGATTTTGATAGCGGCTGTTAG
- a CDS encoding FHA domain-containing protein translates to MSIELVLVTSDGEQRPFAVSRARIIGREEDCDLRIPVAEVSREHCRVEPNSNGGLSVEDLGSSNGTFINGLQVEEAEMVPGDVMKIGPAFMVLRVDGNPASIDNDAAIEQGTPSELEQPRSQPQASKQVGQGSVLDDEDEDLFSDFDFDDDDDEDAPKL, encoded by the coding sequence GTGTCGATCGAACTCGTGCTCGTGACGTCCGATGGTGAGCAACGCCCCTTCGCCGTTTCCCGTGCCCGCATCATCGGCCGCGAGGAGGATTGCGACCTGCGCATCCCCGTGGCCGAGGTCTCCAGGGAGCATTGCCGCGTCGAGCCCAACAGCAATGGCGGGCTCTCGGTCGAGGACCTGGGGTCGAGCAACGGCACGTTCATCAATGGCCTGCAGGTCGAAGAGGCCGAGATGGTGCCCGGCGACGTCATGAAAATCGGGCCGGCGTTCATGGTATTGCGCGTGGATGGCAACCCGGCCAGCATCGACAACGACGCCGCCATCGAGCAGGGCACCCCCAGTGAACTTGAGCAGCCCCGCAGCCAGCCCCAGGCCAGCAAGCAGGTCGGGCAGGGCTCGGTGCTCGATGACGAAGACGAGGATCTGTTCTCGGACTTTGACTTCGACGACGACGACGACGAAGACGCCCCCAAGCTCTGA
- a CDS encoding ATPase, T2SS/T4P/T4SS family, whose amino-acid sequence MASDTPRLVLRPQGWQGRTHTLDGREITIGRHPSNTVRLADEKASRHHCAVRTDVTGRYLVVDLDSRNGTRVNEVKVQQSYLDEGDVLRVGGHEFVVELVAGGAEEEGGSGDSATATATRTSRKKRGSSTSAAKATWAREIRRTIESLPPAGEVIEDVVILNASGERTGALKGESPGPVAVRLLLSSADKSRATDIHLEPRGETYQARLRVDGQMVPLAELPSSAGVLACNLIKTACELEVSGKQAIHDGTMSAIFEGLGEGGGDRRVEYRVSFTPAVGGQKLVMRVLDGRGVPHSIDSLGLAPYMQPRIRKVVGKDAGMLLVCGPTGSGKTTTLHNCVREIDRERKNVITIEDPVEYKLSGVTQIPVDDKQGLGFSGLLRSVLRQDPDVILVGEIRDEETARTAMQAAMTGHLVFSTVHAKDTVAAIFRLLDLGVEPYLVANALDLVLAQRLVRVLCTNCRREVPLSPGQASKLGATLSKHSGSSSKANHVYTPTGCARCLRTGFVGRRAIFELLEFNDALRDIVLREPSIQAIKKVIEADLFTTLRSFGLRLAAQGVTSLEEVDQVAGEE is encoded by the coding sequence ATGGCATCGGACACCCCAAGACTCGTCCTGCGGCCCCAGGGCTGGCAGGGCCGAACCCACACGCTGGATGGCCGGGAGATCACCATCGGCCGGCATCCATCCAACACGGTTCGGCTGGCCGACGAAAAGGCCAGCCGGCACCACTGTGCCGTTCGGACGGACGTGACGGGCCGCTACCTGGTGGTCGATCTGGACTCTCGCAACGGCACCCGCGTCAACGAGGTCAAGGTCCAGCAGTCGTACCTGGATGAGGGCGATGTGTTGCGGGTTGGCGGGCACGAGTTCGTGGTCGAACTGGTTGCCGGCGGCGCCGAGGAAGAAGGCGGCAGCGGCGACTCGGCCACGGCCACGGCGACCCGGACCAGCCGCAAGAAGCGCGGGAGTTCGACGTCCGCCGCCAAGGCAACCTGGGCCAGGGAGATCCGCCGGACGATCGAGAGCCTGCCGCCGGCCGGAGAAGTCATCGAGGACGTGGTGATCCTGAATGCGTCGGGGGAGCGGACCGGAGCCTTGAAGGGCGAGAGCCCCGGGCCGGTGGCCGTCCGACTGCTGTTGTCCAGCGCCGACAAGAGCCGGGCGACGGACATTCATTTGGAGCCTCGCGGCGAGACGTACCAGGCGCGGCTGCGCGTGGACGGGCAGATGGTGCCCCTGGCCGAGTTGCCCAGCAGCGCGGGCGTGCTGGCGTGCAACCTGATCAAGACCGCGTGCGAGCTCGAGGTCTCGGGCAAGCAGGCCATCCACGACGGCACCATGTCGGCGATCTTCGAAGGTCTGGGCGAGGGCGGCGGCGACCGGCGGGTGGAGTATCGCGTGAGCTTCACGCCGGCCGTGGGCGGGCAGAAGCTGGTGATGCGCGTACTCGATGGTCGGGGCGTGCCGCACTCGATCGACAGCCTGGGGCTGGCGCCGTACATGCAGCCGCGCATCCGCAAGGTGGTCGGCAAGGACGCTGGCATGCTGCTTGTGTGCGGCCCCACGGGCAGCGGCAAGACGACCACGCTGCACAACTGCGTGCGCGAGATCGACCGCGAGCGCAAGAACGTCATCACCATCGAAGACCCAGTGGAGTACAAGCTGTCGGGCGTCACGCAGATTCCCGTGGACGACAAGCAGGGACTGGGCTTCAGCGGATTGCTGCGCAGCGTGCTGCGGCAGGACCCCGACGTGATCCTGGTGGGCGAGATCCGCGACGAGGAGACGGCGCGGACGGCCATGCAGGCGGCGATGACCGGGCATCTTGTTTTCTCGACCGTACACGCTAAGGACACGGTGGCGGCGATCTTCCGGCTGCTGGATCTGGGGGTTGAGCCCTACCTGGTCGCCAACGCGCTTGACCTGGTGCTGGCCCAGCGGCTTGTGCGCGTGCTGTGCACGAACTGCCGGCGCGAGGTGCCGCTGAGCCCGGGTCAGGCGAGCAAGCTCGGAGCCACGCTCAGCAAGCACTCGGGCTCGTCGAGCAAGGCTAACCACGTCTATACGCCCACGGGTTGCGCGCGATGCTTGCGAACGGGCTTCGTCGGGCGGCGGGCGATCTTCGAGCTTCTCGAATTCAATGATGCGCTGCGTGACATCGTGCTGCGCGAGCCCTCGATCCAGGCGATCAAGAAGGTGATCGAGGCCGACCTGTTCACCACGCTGCGCAGCTTCGGCCTGCGACTGGCGGCGCAGGGCGTGACGAGCCTTGAAGAGGTCGATCAGGTGGCGGGCGAGGAGTGA
- a CDS encoding RluA family pseudouridine synthase, producing MNLSIEPNERVTFKVRYEDEHLLVVDKRARLATVPGKAHASDTLLNGLFAQYGARLQNVGRSREFGMMHRLDKPTSGLLLVALSTESYDALAELFRKRELAKFYYAITRRAPSKLPTGTINRPILEEQKDKKLARIASSGKPALTAYRLVEQNPAAALLECRAITGRLHQVRVHLASIGCAILGDDLYANPTVADAASRMMLHAHRLAFVHPLTGQQVDVHAPLPRDFIATLKRIGLNKPGVVREEA from the coding sequence ATGAACCTGAGCATCGAGCCCAACGAGCGCGTCACGTTCAAGGTGCGCTACGAAGACGAGCACCTGCTCGTCGTCGACAAGCGCGCCCGCCTGGCCACCGTGCCGGGGAAGGCCCACGCCAGCGATACGCTGCTCAACGGCTTGTTCGCCCAGTACGGCGCCAGGCTCCAGAACGTCGGCCGCTCCCGCGAGTTCGGCATGATGCACCGGCTGGACAAGCCCACGAGCGGCTTGTTGCTGGTGGCCCTCTCGACCGAAAGCTACGACGCGCTGGCCGAACTCTTCCGCAAGCGCGAGCTTGCCAAGTTCTACTACGCCATCACCCGCCGCGCCCCCTCGAAGCTGCCCACCGGCACCATCAACCGCCCCATCCTGGAAGAGCAGAAGGACAAGAAGCTCGCTCGCATCGCAAGCAGCGGCAAGCCCGCCCTGACGGCCTACCGCCTGGTCGAGCAGAACCCCGCCGCCGCGCTGCTCGAATGCCGGGCCATCACCGGCCGCCTGCACCAGGTCCGGGTGCACCTGGCGTCGATCGGCTGCGCCATCCTGGGCGACGACCTGTACGCCAATCCCACCGTGGCCGACGCCGCCAGCCGAATGATGCTGCACGCCCACCGCCTCGCATTCGTGCATCCATTGACCGGCCAGCAGGTCGACGTGCACGCGCCCCTGCCGCGAGACTTCATCGCTACGCTCAAGCGCATCGGCCTCAACAAGCCCGGCGTCGTGCGCGAAGAGGCCTAG
- a CDS encoding YHS domain-containing (seleno)protein, translating to MNHSFAILTLVLAGAALIAGVGLADQSAATGQDVTPPRSPAHTTPLGVSGYSPVSYLTRGRAEPGSPLHKAVYEGVTYFMTDAGQVKAFKVDPERYLPAYGGFCAFGCSVDSDFVPDPTSFEVIDGRTHLFLKNEEVDARALWHDADEREVRSKADAYWERKQAK from the coding sequence ATGAATCACTCGTTTGCAATCCTCACCCTCGTGCTCGCCGGCGCCGCCCTCATCGCGGGCGTTGGGCTCGCCGACCAGTCTGCCGCAACCGGCCAGGACGTGACACCGCCCCGCTCGCCCGCTCACACCACGCCGCTGGGCGTGAGCGGCTACAGCCCGGTCTCGTACCTCACCCGAGGACGAGCCGAGCCGGGATCGCCCCTGCACAAGGCGGTCTACGAGGGCGTGACCTACTTCATGACCGATGCTGGCCAGGTCAAGGCCTTCAAGGTCGACCCCGAGCGATACCTCCCCGCATACGGCGGCTTCTGTGCCTTCGGCTGCTCGGTCGATTCCGACTTCGTGCCCGATCCCACCAGCTTCGAGGTGATCGACGGACGCACGCACCTCTTTCTCAAGAACGAGGAAGTCGACGCCCGTGCGCTGTGGCACGACGCAGACGAGCGCGAAGTCCGCTCGAAGGCCGACGCGTATTGGGAGCGCAAGCAGGCCAAGTAG
- a CDS encoding 6-phosphogluconolactonase, with protein MELPPIELEKDPTPPALRDSVAFEASVEDALAAIASDMTLQATACVREFGSFHLAVSGGSTLKLLERLCRELMTDPAYRALPWRDTHLWTIDEQPVAHDHPQSVYGLLRDLIIGHSGIPRDQVHGISAFRPAADAEYERELQKHLGARPSGHDRLDMAVLGLGPDGIAGRLDSRHARREDRLAVRLPDESVTLTERMLAGSRFMGVLAVGKHVAPALQQVASGERSPVPELLGGHTRWYVDHDANPQDRW; from the coding sequence GTGGAACTCCCGCCCATCGAACTCGAGAAGGACCCAACGCCGCCCGCGCTGCGCGACTCGGTCGCCTTCGAAGCCTCGGTTGAAGACGCTCTGGCCGCCATCGCGAGCGATATGACCCTGCAGGCCACCGCCTGCGTCAGGGAGTTCGGGAGCTTCCATCTGGCGGTTTCGGGTGGCAGCACCCTCAAGTTGCTCGAACGACTGTGCAGGGAGCTCATGACCGACCCGGCCTACCGCGCCCTGCCCTGGCGCGATACACACCTTTGGACTATCGACGAACAGCCGGTGGCCCACGATCATCCGCAGAGCGTCTACGGCCTGCTGCGAGACCTCATCATCGGCCACTCGGGCATTCCAAGGGATCAGGTGCACGGCATCTCCGCATTCCGCCCCGCAGCCGACGCCGAGTACGAGCGCGAGCTCCAGAAGCACCTGGGCGCCCGGCCCTCGGGGCACGACCGGCTGGACATGGCCGTCCTTGGGCTCGGGCCCGATGGCATCGCCGGGCGCCTGGATTCCCGCCACGCCCGCCGCGAAGACCGCCTGGCCGTGCGTCTTCCCGATGAATCTGTCACCCTGACCGAGCGCATGCTCGCAGGCAGCCGATTCATGGGCGTGCTGGCGGTTGGCAAGCACGTTGCGCCCGCGTTGCAGCAGGTCGCCTCGGGCGAACGCTCGCCCGTGCCCGAATTGCTCGGCGGGCACACACGCTGGTACGTCGATCACGACGCCAACCCGCAGGATCGGTGGTAG